The proteins below are encoded in one region of Silene latifolia isolate original U9 population chromosome 2, ASM4854445v1, whole genome shotgun sequence:
- the LOC141643706 gene encoding putative xyloglucan endotransglucosylase/hydrolase protein 6, with protein MDFLRKMLATLILCVMLLSLSVSAKPATFLQDFKVAWEDSHVKVVEGGAAIQLRLDQNSGCGFASKYKYMYGRVSMKIKLVPGDSAGTVTAFYMNSDADVTHNELDFEFLGNRSGQPYTVQTNVFAEGKGEREQRVNLWFDPSLAYHTYSILWNHHHIVFMVDEVPIRVYKNNEAKGIPYPKSTPMGVYSTLWEADNWATRGGLEKIDWSKAPFLAYYRDFDIEGCPVPGPMSCTSNPSNLWERSPTYTDLTPVQARAYRWVRMNHMVYDYCTDKPRYPVPPPECVAGFY; from the exons ATGGATTTCTTAAGGAAAATGCTTGCTACTCTTATCTTATGTGTTATGTTGCTATCTCTTTCCGTCTCGGCTAAACCCGCCACATTTCTACAAGATTTCAAGGTTGCTTGGGAGGATTCTCATGTTAAGGTTGTCGAAGGTGGCGCCGCCATTCAACTTAGACTCGATCAAAATTCAG GTTGTGGATTTGCTTCTAAATACAAGTACATGTATGGACGTGTTAGCATGAAAATCAAGCTTGTTCCTGGAGATTCAGCCGGCACTGTTACTGCATTCTAT ATGAACTCGGACGCAGATGTGACACACAACGAGCTAGATTTCGAGTTCCTAGGAAATCGATCAGGGCAACCATATACAGTTCAAACTAACGTATTTGCCGAAGGAAAAGGAGAGAGGGAGCAAAGAGTTAACCTTTGGTTTGATCCTTCGCTCGCTTATCATACCTATTCTATCTTATGGAACCATCACCATATTGT GTTCATGGTGGACGAAGTGCCCATAAGAGTGTACAAGAACAACGAAGCAAAAGGAATTCCGTACCCAAAATCGACACCAATGGGGGTATATTCGACATTATGGGAAGCCGATAATTGGGCAACCCGTGGTGGATTAGAGAAAATTGATTGGAGTAAGGCCCCATTTTTAGCCTACTATAGAGACTTTGATATTGAAGGTTGTCCTGTCCCTGGACCAATGTCTTGTACCTCTAACCCTTCCAATTTGTGGGAACGTAGTCCAACCTACACCGATTTAACCCCGGTTCAAGCTAGAGCATATCGTTGGGTTCGCATGAACCATATGGTTTATGATTATTGTACCGATAAACCACGTTATCCTGTACCACCACCTGAATGTGTAGCCGGTTTTTATTAG
- the LOC141643708 gene encoding uncharacterized protein LOC141643708, translated as MKDEDSLLPITTTSSSSTNKKDLPSDHHALLFGKGRYKFWALAAILLLALWSMFTGTVTLRWSAGNLTRLSDDFDMPLLDDLDVLEMEEREKVVKYMWDVYTNSRRIRLPKFWQQAFEAAYEDMTSDVAGVRESAISEIAKMSIRSIDLDPPPVHLTGARELSLKHAEIRKTATAGGNG; from the exons ATGAAGGATGAAGATTCTCTTCTTCCTataacaacaacatcatcatcatcaacaaataaGAAAGACCTTCCTTCAGATCACCATGCCCTTCTCTTCGGCAAAGGTCGCTACAAATTCTGGGCACTTGCCGCCATTCTTCTTCTCGCTTTATGGTCCATGTTTACCGGCACCGTCACTCTCCGTTGGTCCGCCGGTAACCTCACGCGCCTCTCCGATGACTTTGATATGCCTCTTCTTGACGATCTTGATGTCCTT GAGATGGAGGAAAGAGAAAAGGTGGTGAAGTACATGTGGGATGTGTATACTAACAGCCGTAGGATCAGGTTGCCCAAGTTCTGGCAGCAGGCGTTTGAGGCGGCGTACGAGGATATGACAAGTGATGTTGCTGGGGTTAGAGAGTCTGCTATTTCTGAGATTGCTAAGATGTCTATTCGGTCTATTGATCTTGATCCACCTCCTGTCCATCTCACG GGCGCTCGAGAACTGAGTCTGAAGCATGCCGAAATTAGGAAAACTGCAACTGCAGGAGGGAATGGCTGA
- the LOC141643707 gene encoding plant-specific TFIIB-related protein 1, with translation MKDPFAKVQSWVIGYTRRSLNTRDNQTQPPNPPTKMKCPYCTTTGTPTATTGRCTTTTTGRSITECTTCGRIISEHQTQPHHLFHLRAQDTPFLLSTSDLPTPPTPPQPDPSDPFTQTGFITAFSTWSLEYSPLYASSSVSFSGHLAELERTLESTSGVVVDNLRAYLQIVDVASILGLDRDISDHAFQLFRDCSSATCLRNRSVEALATASLVQAIREAQEPRTLQEISIAANLPQKEIGKYIKILGEALQLSQPINSNSIAVHMPRFCNLLQLNKSAQELATHIGEVVMNKCFCTRRNPISISAAAIYLACQLEDRRKTQAEICKVTGLTEVTLRKVYKELLENWDDLLPSNYTPVVPPEKAFPTTTIASGRSTTPRGEPHEITNLERERQTESKQPKTNQAPEVLHLDKGKPETDCSSPITNNVLPSWKPVPPFVTNVGKTSGESQIVNQGVNVKFNTSTQEADQKVTGSVRPNPFAAAQVLGATSTARTPPSSSSSPYTSFSQPGQYQAAVGSSEHKKNGRHNSGRGPEATKGK, from the exons ATGAAAGACCCATTTGCAAAGGTCCAATCATGGGTAATTGGGTACACTAGAAGAAGCCTAAATACCCGGGACAATCAAACCCAACCCCCAAACCCCCCAACAAAAATGAAGTGCCCATACTGCACGACCACAGGAACCCCAACTGCCACCACCGGTCGCTGCACCACCACAACAACCGGCCGATCAATAACCGAGTGCACCACATGCGGTCGCATTATCTCCGAACACCAAACCCAACCCCACCACCTCTTCCACCTCCGTGCCCAAGACACCCCATTCCTCCTCTCCACCTCCGACCTCCCAACCCCACCCACTCCACCTCAACCCGACCCATCAGACCCATTCACTCAAACCGGGTTCATCACCGCCTTCTCCACCTGGTCCTTAGAGTACTCCCCCCTTTACGCCTCCTCCTCCGTCTCCTTCTCCGGTCACCTCGCTGAACTCGAGCGCACTCTCGAGTCGACTTCCGGTGTTGTTGTTGATAATCTTAGGGCGTACCTGCAGATTGTTGATGTCGCGTCTATTCTTGGTTTGGATAGGGATATTTCTGATCATGCGTTTCAGTTGTTTAGGGATTGTTCTTCTGCTACTTGTTTGCGAAATCGGAGTGTTGAAGCTCTTGCTACTGCATCGCTTGTTCAGGCGATTCGTGAGGCTCAGGAGCCTCGCACTCTTCAG GAAATCTCTATTGCAGCGAACCTTCCGCAAAAGGAAATTGGAAAGTACATCAAGATCCTGGGAGAGGCTCTGCAACTTAGTCAACCAATTAATAGCAATTCCATTGCTGTACATATGCCACGATTCTGTAATCTTCTCCAGCTTAACAAGTCGGCTCAG GAACTAGCAACGCACATTGGAGAAGTTGTAATGAACAAATGTTTTTGCACTCGGAGGAACCCCATAAGCATTTCTGCTGCTGCAATTTACCTTGCCTGTCAGTTAGAGGATAGGAGAAAAACACAGGCAGAGATTTGCAAGGTGACAGGTCTAACTGAGGTAACCCTTAGAAAGGTCTACAAGGAGCTACTTGAGAATTGGGATGATTTACTTCCATCTAATTATACTCCGGTTGTCCCTCCTGAAAAAGCATTTCCAACCACCACCATAGCCTCTGGCCGTTCCACTACCCCTAGAGGCGAACCCCATGAAATCACTAATTTGGAACGAGAAAGGCAGACCGAATCGAAACAGCCCAAAACAAACCAGGCCCCAGAGGTGCTCCATCTGGACAAGGGTAAACCAGAAACTGACTGTAGTTCACCTATTACAAATAATGTACTGCCTTCTTGGAAACCTGTGCCACCTTTTGTGACTAATGTCGGAAAGACCAGTGGTGAAAGTCAGATAGTCAATCAAGGTGTTAATGTGAAGTTCAATACAAGTACACAAGAGGCAGATCAAAAGGTCACTGGCTCTGTAAGACCTAACCCATTTGCAGCGGCCCAGGTTTTGGGAGCAACGTCGACTGCACGAACTCCGCCTTCATCCAGTTCTTCACCTTATACATCCTTTTCACAACCAGGGCAGTACCAAGCAGCAGTAGGGTCTTCCGAACATAAGAAAAATGGACGACATAATAGTGGCAGAGGTCCTGAAGCAACCAAGGGGAAGTAA
- the LOC141643705 gene encoding uncharacterized protein LOC141643705, which translates to MDEIWERAVLTALEGETDSTTVKTLTLDGAVKCLHGRLPGRSILEKYQNLQHLSLANIGVSSLEQFPRLRKLQKLVLSDNRISGGLEWLVEAGLDSLRDLDLSNNRIGFVEDLAPLAELRIVSLDLYECPVTRVEDYRVRVFGLIKSLRYLDKMDVEGSERLEESDEEDDDDEEDEDEEEEVEEIEEVEDVEEDDDPGSGEVDGDGDGGSLVGLSNGFGRGEDIVDVDEEESEADEEEMVMETVERRENGVYNGEEDRYRVEAVVEDEGEGEDGEEDEESAEEIDEDDGEEEEDVVEVHDVGDSDDDEDGEGDDEEEEFDDEVDEEDEVDNDEVEVAGGESSGRSSSDGEIDGHEHGEDDEDDNGETGEEVGVEDVRDSESEDGNDDDDDNDVAGDGDGDDGEDEEEDGEEGYLVQRVRQPTDNPEGSDMEPVLDVDDDDDDDDGEGEEIDEEDDDDLGEGQVMAPATSQPKRKRDDTDNDEDDDDDEDRRSPKKHH; encoded by the exons ATGGACGAGATCTGGGAGAGAGCGGTGTTAACGGCGTTAGAGGGTGAAACGGATTCAACAACAgttaaaaccctaaccctagacgGCGCCGTTAAGTGTCTTCACGGCCGTTTACCTGGTAGGAGTATTTTGGAAAAGTATCAGAATTTACAGCATTTGTCGTTAGCGAATATAGGGGTAAGTAGTTTGGAACAGTTTCCGAGGTTGAGGAAGTTACAGAAGTTGGTATTGTCGGATAATCGGATATCGGGTGGGTTAGAGTGGTTGGTTGAAGCCGGGTTGGATTCGTTGAGGGATTTGGATTTGAGTAATAATCGGATTGGGTTTGTTGAGGATCTTGCTCCGTTAGCCGAGTTAAGGATTGTTTCTCTTGATTTGTATGAGTGTCCGGTTACTAGGGTTGAGGATTATCGGGTTCGGGTTTTTGGGTTGATTAAGAGTTTGAGGTATTTGGATAAGATGGATGTTGAGGGGAGTGAACGGTTGGAGGAGTCCgatgaggaggatgatgatgatgaggaagacgagGACGAAGAGGAAGAAGTCGAGGAAATTGAGGAAGTTGAGGAtgtggaggaggatgatgatcctGGAAGTGGGGAGGTTGATGGGGATGGGGATGGGGGAAGTTTGGTTGGGTTGAGTAATGGGTTTGGTAGGGGGGAGGATATTGTTGATGTGGATGAGGAAGAGAGCGAGGCGGATGAGGAAGAGATGGTGATGGAGACGGTGGAGAGGAGGGAAAATGGGGTGTATAATGGAGAGGAGGATAGATATAGAGTGGAGGCTGTGGTGGAGGATGAGGGGGAAGGGGAAGATGGGGAGGAGGATGAGGAATCGGCGGAGGAGATTGATGAGGACgatggggaggaggaggaggatgtggTGGAGGTACATGATGTAGGGGatagtgatgatgatgaggatggggagggggatgatgaggaggaggagtttgATGATGAGGTGGATGAAGAGGATGAGGTGGATAATGATGAGGTTGAGGTGGCTGGAGGTGAGAGTTCTGGGAGATCGTCGAGTGATGGAGAGATTGACGGGCATGAACATGGGGAGGATGATGAGGATGATAATGGGGAGACGGGGGAGGAGGTTGGTGTTGAGGATGTTAGAGATTCGGAATCTGAGGATgggaatgatgatgatgatgataatgatgttGCGGGTGACGGGGATGGTGATGATGGGGAGGATgag GAAGAAGATGGAGAAGAAGGCTACTTAGTCCAACGGGTCAGACAACCCACAGATAACCCAGAAGGCAGTGACATGGAGCCTGTACTCGatgtggatgatgatgatgatgatgatgatggagaaggggaggaaattgatgaagaagatgatgacgACCTCGGTGAAGGCCAAGTCATGGCACCTGCTACCTCTCAGCCAAAAAGAAAAAGAGACGACACCGACaacgatgaagatgatgatgacgatgaggacAGAAGATCTCCAAAAAAGCATCACTGA
- the LOC141643704 gene encoding uncharacterized protein LOC141643704: MLLSPPSTSFIGPVNCRNGIYPGNLRRFSYSPTLKVVAMAKGTSNEPEIGIAEIAAISGGLISTPVIGWSLYTLKTTGCGLPPGPGGSLGALEGVSYLAVLGIIGWSLYTKSKTGSGLPNGPFGLLGAVEGLSYLSLLAIIVVFGLQFFQTGSIPGPLPGDQCFG, encoded by the coding sequence ATGTTATTATCTCCTCCATCAACTTCATTCATCGGTCCGGTTAACTGCCGCAATGGCATTTACCCCGGGAATTTACGACGTTTTTCATATTCGCCGACATTGAAGGTAGTAGCAATGGCTAAGGGAACAAGCAACGAACCCGAAATTGGGATAGCAGAGATAGCAGCCATCAGCGGAGGCTTAATCTCTACGCCGGTGATCGGATGGTCCCTGTACACCCTGAAGACCACCGGGTGTGGGCTCCCGCCTGGGCCTGGTGGGTCATTAGGTGCTCTAGAAGGGGTTAGCTACCTGGCTGTATTGGGTATAATTGGGTGGTCATTGTATACCAAGTCTAAAACCGGGTCGGGTCTGCCGAATGGGCCGTTTGGTTTGCTGGGTGCTGTAGAAGGGTTGTCTTATCTAAGCTTGCTTGCTATTATTGTGGTTTTTGGACTGCAATTTTTTCAGACGGGTTCGATCCCCGGTCCGCTTCCTGGAGATCAGTGTTTTGGCTAG